The bacterium genome segment GAATTTTAGAAAGGGGAAAGTCGAGAGTCTTGAACGTTCTTGACCTTTTGAGTAGGCTCCCGGTGTAACATCTAGAGGCGTTTGAAATGACGAGTGAGATGGGCCTGGTCTGCAAAACCCGTGGCCTGTGAAACATTGGAAATGATCCATCCTTGCTTGATCAGTTTCTTTGCTTGAAGGACTCGCACCCGAGTTTGAAAAAGATGGGGAGGCAATCCCAGTTCCGCAGAAAATAGACGCGTTAAATGGAACGGGTTTAGGCCGACAATCTGCGACAATTGCTCCGGTGAAACGTTTTCGACATGGTTATCCATTAAATAATCGCGCGGATGTTTCACGGCTTTTCTTTCCTTTCCCACTGACCGAAGCGAACGTCGATCCGCCGCGTAATTACTGATAAGTTGACATTAGAAGATTCTGGATCAGATTCTTGTTGCAGA includes the following:
- a CDS encoding AraC family transcriptional regulator, coding for MKHPRDYLMDNHVENVSPEQLSQIVGLNPFHLTRLFSAELGLPPHLFQTRVRVLQAKKLIKQGWIISNVSQATGFADQAHLTRHFKRL